From the genome of Flavobacterium sediminis:
CCACTAATTCCGTAACCTCGTCGTATTCCTGATACAGTGCGAAGAACAAATTGTCCAGCACCGTACTCAATACAGGAACGGCATTACCATAGCCGGAAATGGCTTTGGCTCCGGTTACGTCTAAGAAATATTGGAAGGATTCTTCTTCCAGGTCTAATTGCATGGTGTTGGCAAAATGGACGATCTTTCCGGTGAGCTTTCCCTCGAAAAATTCGGCGATCTCTTCCAGTGTATAATAGTAATGGTCTAACGTAATTTGGTTGCCTCTTCCTTCGAACACGAGATACAAAATAGAATAGTCTTTAAAATGGCGGTCTTCGTATAACAGAGTGCTTAAACTTTCTTCTAATCCTTCTAAACTGTCGCACGTCTTATAGACATTGGTTACTCCGTAATGTGACGCTAGATTTTCTAACGAAGGTAAAATTAAACTTTTATTAGGTACTGAAATATCGGCAACGCCTTCGAGGCAATAGAGGTAGTGGTTGTCGTTCATAAAAAACTTCTCAGGAAATTAATTGGCTGTCCAAACATACATAAAACATTTGTTTTTTACTATTCCAATTGGATTTCCTCTTCTTTTTTAACAATGATCTCAGGAGAGCCTTTGTATAGTTTTACTTTTCCCGTTACACATATTTCCTTATTCTTGAGAAAAGTTTCCGGAACATAGCTAAAATTCGTCAAATTCTGAGCAAAGATAACTACAGTAAAAGTTTGTTCCGGATAGGGTTTACCGAAATTCAACATGATCGTGTTGTTCTTTGTTTTAAATGTCCCTGCACTTTTGCACATATTGTTACGGTTTGCCCTTCGTATTGAATTACACTATCAAGCAGGATTACATTTTGTTCTTGGAAGTTTAGCCCTATTACAAATACGATCAAACAATATATTTTTGTCATATTACTTATAATCAACTTCTTTTTCTTTTAATACTAATTTATAGCTAATTTTAATAGTGCCTTTCTACAGATTATTCATCTCTCATTTTTAGTTATTTCTAAAGCCCTTAAGTTTATAAATAATTTCAATGCCTGAAAGAAAAGAAATATATCGCCAATTTTCAGGAAACTTTACAGCTAATTCATGAGCCTCTTGATTTCTCTGTTCGCGTAAAAGATTTGAAAAATTATATTCATTTTGATCAATCCAATTGAAATTTAATGCGCCTTGTAACATTTTAAAAAGCTGTGGACACGATTTGGTATCACTAGCTTTACCTTCTGCAATATATTTATCTTTCAATAAGTTTTCAATAACTTTAGTAAGTTTAGCAATAGCTGTTTCTTCCTGACCTCCTTCTATTAATTCTGTTATTGATTTCAATTCAATTGCAACGGCATCATTTATACCTTCATAATTTTTTCTTAACTCTACTAATTGTCTTTTTATTTCTTCAGTAAAACTACTTTGGTGCTTAGTATAATCATTTAATAATTTTAGATAACTTGTCTGACTTTTTTGTAAAGCTGAGGTTAGCTGACTTACCTTGTTCTTTTCATTTATTGCCCATACAAACCCTCCCAATGCTAAACATCCCAACAAAAAATTCATTCCACTATCATTATTAGTATTATCTTCCATCTGATATTTATTTTGATTTCTTACTATATTTTCGCTTTAACCCCAAACCTAACAAAACCCTACAAATCTTACAATACCTAATTTTAGGTATTTTTAATACACTTTTTAGCAAAAATTAAAAATACTAACATTTATTTTTACGGTTTCCCATAATTCCCAATAAAAAAGGCTGCCTTTCGGCAACCTTTTAATTATTACAATGGAAACTATTGGACTTTCTCACAAAACGCATTCTTCACCATACGGGCAACAACCAAGCGATGAAAAGGTTGGATCACCTTCATATACCATTTCCCTTTTGCATTGTTAAAATGAACCAAAGTGGTGACTTTGATATTATACTGATTAGCATAATCATTTGTCACAACAGCTCTAAAGTTCAGATGCGAATCGTCGGCACCCAATATAACCTCATTTGCTGTAATGGAAAATATCTTAAAGAATTTGATGTAACCTCCCACCTCAAACCGGGTATGGTAACCGGAAGGTAGATCGGATCGCAAACCGATCAGTTGTACCAGCTTGTTCCT
Proteins encoded in this window:
- a CDS encoding DUF6642 family protein translates to MNDNHYLYCLEGVADISVPNKSLILPSLENLASHYGVTNVYKTCDSLEGLEESLSTLLYEDRHFKDYSILYLVFEGRGNQITLDHYYYTLEEIAEFFEGKLTGKIVHFANTMQLDLEEESFQYFLDVTGAKAISGYGNAVPVLSTVLDNLFFALYQEYDEVTELVEELFRQRYALCKSLGFRLYY
- a CDS encoding DUF2867 domain-containing protein, with translation MRKVKEEKIRPTLAMQELLATIDFYDTFSTTNHFHSMEEITRLIFNSSSRWVDALFKIRNKLVQLIGLRSDLPSGYHTRFEVGGYIKFFKIFSITANEVILGADDSHLNFRAVVTNDYANQYNIKVTTLVHFNNAKGKWYMKVIQPFHRLVVARMVKNAFCEKVQ